A single genomic interval of Sander lucioperca isolate FBNREF2018 chromosome 9, SLUC_FBN_1.2, whole genome shotgun sequence harbors:
- the sf3b6 gene encoding splicing factor 3B subunit 6: MAMQAAKRANIRLPPEVNRILYVRNLPYKITAEEMYDIFGKYGPIRQIRTGNTPESRGTAYVVYEDIFDAKNACDHLSGFNVCNRYLVVLYYNANRAFQKMDTKKKEEQLKLLKEKYGINTDPPK; this comes from the exons ATGGCTATGCAAGCAGCGAAACGTGCTAAT ATCCGATTACCTCCTGAGGTGAACAGAATCCTGTACGTCAGGAACCTTCCTTACAAGATCACAGCGGAGGAAATGTATGATATCTTTGGGAAATATGGACCAATACGTCAAATCAGAAC AGGGAACACGCCTGAATCAAGAGGAACCGCCTACGTGGTTTATGAAGACATCTTTGACGCCAAGAACGCCTGTGACCACCTGTCAGGCTTCAACGTCTGCAACCGTTACCTGGTGGTCCTCTACTACAATGCAAACAGA GCTTTCCAGAAGATGGACACGAAGAAGAAAGAGGAACAGCTGAAGCTTCTAAAAGAGAAATACGGCATCAACACAGACCCTCCAAAGTAG